In Fodinibius saliphilus, the sequence CTGCAGGGTGGGCTAAGTACCCAATATTATATCCCTTATGAAAGGCAGCAGCAGTCGTCTTTTTTCCAGTTAAGCCCCAATGGACAGGAAGGAGGATGGATTAACAATTTGAATGCGGGGTTTGTCTGGGAGAACAGAGATAGTGAGTTTGATCCAACCAAAGGAAATAGAGCAGAGTTGGAAGTTCGTTTTGCCCCCAATTTGATCAGTAAATATGCATTCACAACCGTTCGATTAGAACTTCGGCAATATTTCCAGCTTTTTAATTGGATAACGTTTGCAAATAAATTAGAAGCACGTCATGCAGCAGGTGATACTCCCTTTTGGGAACTTTCGACCCTTGGGGATGCCTACACTCTTCGGGGCTATCCTTTGAACAGGTTTAAAGGCAATAGCTCGATAGCTTACACACTTGAACTCAGAACTTGGCTTTTCGAATTTCCAGAGCTGTATAACCTGAAGTTCGGGGGGCAGTTGTTTACAGATACTGGTCGGGTTTTTACCACTCCGGATGATGTAAAGGACCTGTTTCGTGGTTATAAACAAACAATTGGTTTTGGGGGAGCGATGTCTATTTTTACTCCCGACTTTATTCTACGAGGAGATGTCGGTTTTTCCGAAGATGTGACGCGTATTTATGTTGGCGTAGGATACCTTTTTTAGAATTACTAACTAGAAATTTATTTAGCCATTATGAGTCGTTCAGTATTATTAACTGCAGCCAAAGAAGATACCGAAACTTTTCAGTCTGAACTGAGAGATGAAACCGTTTCAGTTTTGCATTATCCCCTGGAGCGTTATGAGCTGGTAGAAGATGATCAGGATGTGCGTGATACGTTCAAGCTTTTAGATGAGTTTGAGAATATTGTGCACGGTAGTAAACGTAACGCCATGTTTTTTGTGGAAGCCGTTGAGAAGTATGATAAAATGGATGCGGTACGCAACCAGTTGAATTTGGCATTAAATCAGCACACGGCTGACTATTTGGAAGAAGCAGGTATACCGGCGGTGCATCCCCATTCTGATGGCAAGGCGATAGACTTGCTGGAGTTTATGCTGCGTATTAAGCATATTGGTAGTACGCTATATCCATGCGGAGATAAAACCTCGGAAAGTATGCCTGGGCTTTTAAGGGAGTTAGATGTGCCCGTCGAGGAATTGGTTCTCTTTACCCTGGAAGGCCCTGAAGAGTTAAAATTACAGGAGTACCGCAAAGATATTGCTGCCCATGATCCTGCATTTATTATTTTCCATTCACGTCGATCGGTAAATCGATTGCTGGCGGCATTCCCTAACCTAAATTATAGCGAAGCCCACATTACTACGGGAGATCAAGCGGTTACCGAGAAGTTGGAAGGGGAGGGTATTGAGGTAGATAGCCAGGCCGAAGGAAGTTGGAGTTCTATTCGTAAAATAATTAAGGAAGAGCTGGAAGGGTGAGTTTTGGATGCTAGAATCTGTAAAGTGGAGTCATCTATTAACGGTTGTCAGTCCCCCGTCATCGGTACAGTTTCGTGATCAGCTACGTAACACTTAGAACTTAATCACTTCGCACTCCAACACTAAA encodes:
- a CDS encoding ShlB/FhaC/HecB family hemolysin secretion/activation protein, which codes for MKQRLILTIVLINLFCGSASAQLLGGGVGADSISTALVPAFGYSSNEGFVGGAIFNRYNYKGGIAPFKNYLKSSAIVSTKGFVEAEMKYEQNRSFNRDIRTSVEGYFYRYTTDLFFGVGNNTTFSESQWNNNYYFFRSISFGAQYKLRKPLFRDRHSQFDLQGGLSTQYYIPYERQQQSSFFQLSPNGQEGGWINNLNAGFVWENRDSEFDPTKGNRAELEVRFAPNLISKYAFTTVRLELRQYFQLFNWITFANKLEARHAAGDTPFWELSTLGDAYTLRGYPLNRFKGNSSIAYTLELRTWLFEFPELYNLKFGGQLFTDTGRVFTTPDDVKDLFRGYKQTIGFGGAMSIFTPDFILRGDVGFSEDVTRIYVGVGYLF
- a CDS encoding uroporphyrinogen-III synthase, which codes for MSRSVLLTAAKEDTETFQSELRDETVSVLHYPLERYELVEDDQDVRDTFKLLDEFENIVHGSKRNAMFFVEAVEKYDKMDAVRNQLNLALNQHTADYLEEAGIPAVHPHSDGKAIDLLEFMLRIKHIGSTLYPCGDKTSESMPGLLRELDVPVEELVLFTLEGPEELKLQEYRKDIAAHDPAFIIFHSRRSVNRLLAAFPNLNYSEAHITTGDQAVTEKLEGEGIEVDSQAEGSWSSIRKIIKEELEG